GGAAAATAACGAGGCTGACATCCGCTGGTATAATCAAAGTGATGATACCATTTTGAAAGATGACACATTAACCCTACAGTGGTGGACGACAGGTTTCATGTCACTTTGTCAAGGAAATTTGAGATATATTTTATACATTGTCAGGCCTGTTTATTCTTTGTGAGGGCCTGGTTTTCAAAGATGACACGTTGATTTAAACCCTACGATCGTGGATGGCAGGTTTCAGGTCACTTTGTCTGGGAAATCTTTCAGTGAAATCTTACACGTGGTGTCAGTCTTACACTACACGGGCCATTTTACACTTtgacttaaagggtaactcgtgtcaaatttcaccatataatgttttagctgtttttgacaaatgactacgtcactttttcataaatcggtaaggttttcgaatcgaaatgcacattttctaaaaattgatggtttaatcccgcccggacggctcgcttcgatgccgttttcgttgatgacgtcacaacatgaacattttcgcggtcgcggtggtttacattcagcgatttttataataaatctaatcaaaaatggaaaatttgagctttacatttgtgaccaaacattaaaaacggacgtatttccgcaaagttgtaaatcacatcatagtatcactttaaggcaAATTGATTTGTGCAATATGctaaaatcattttgaaataagtcGAAATTACACTTTCTGAGGTGGATTTTCACCAAGGGTTTTACACATGACTCTATAAGGTtatttttcgatttgacctgctttttggcatccaggcagccatcttgaaatctttGGCATTTTTCGCCATTTTGCATTACACCGTCCGCTGTTGAGCAACATTTAGGCACACACACTGACGGGGAATAACTGAAATAGGCTGCGGCTCTTTACGGCATTATTAGATAAAAAGCTCGTAATCAAAACCCACCTCAAGAAGATGAACATGGCCAAGTCCGGGAGATGCCAGTGCAAGACATCTGATCAGACACAAGAGcatgtgctccagaactgcGAACTCTGGACACCGAGAGATGGGCCACctggccatacggtgcatcattGGAGACCAGGATCTGGGGATTTAGGGAGGAACAAAATGACAgccagggctgagttgttcaaaatagTGTTAGTTTTAATGTAAACATTTTAATGGGTTAATcagaaagagataacgtccttaagaaTACTTAGCGTAatcgttagggataacgtgatttTTGTGCTTagaacaactgggcccaggtTTATATTGGCAGCGGTAAGCACAACTCGGtcagacataggcctggttctgtcGTATAGccaaaaaagaaaattaaacctaagaagaagaagaaaagctaAATTTGTGGGTTTTTATGTCATTGCAGGTGCTTCGTCCGATATTTGTTTAACAGAGCATTGTGTAAGAACAGGTAAGATGTTGGAGAATTGCTTTTGGGCAGGAAAATCCTTACATGAGCGGAAAACAACCAAGTACAATGTATGGTATACCACAGGAGACTTCAAAAGCATCATTAGGCACTAGGTCTGTCAGAGTGGCCAGTGGGACCAGCCACGCCATCATCTCTGAGGTCCCGAGTTCGGTTCCTGGTCggcaccggtgtaatgtttttgagtgtttctatttttgagtgtttcccctcattgtttgggaacgctaaaagatagattgacaagtttttctgtgtttccccctattgaaaagtcatggtctctctaactgcctattgtttggaaacactgacacatgggaaacaaccacagatgttacaccggcacactcatgtgatagcGAGAGCGACTATCTTTCGACAGTGTAGGTTtactcctacttacattacaatcgccCAATGTTGTTTAAGGAGCTAATAATGTATGTGTTGacactcagctctcaactcgaTATCAGGCTGACCAAATTATGCATCTATGCACATAGTTTGCTTTGTGGAGGAATTGAGTTGAGAAGTGTTGTttagtacagtaaaacctctctattaaggacacccacgggactgacaagtactgtccttaagagaggtgtcctgattagagaggtcaaattgaatggaaaccaccactttgggaccaaaactagtatccgtagagaggttgtccctaatataGAGGTTTCCTCTAggggaggttctattgtatcGTCAAAACTCTTGATACAACTTGGCAAACTTTGTTCACGAATGTGGATATGATGTTGACCCCTTAAATCAATCGACAGTGTTGACCCCTTAAATTAATTGACAGTCTTTAGTGTGATTGATTGCAGCATCTTAGCGATTCATCCGCTGATATGATGTGAATAGATATTGGATAGATCATATCTTCGATGGCAGAATAATTGCTACTATGATTGATCATGGGGTGATCAGACTTTTCTGCTGGCACTGTATAAGATTCAACATGTCAAGAATTCAGTTCTCCCATGACTGAGGTCTTTGTGTTGGCGTGTCCAGTTATAAAAATGCCCAATTTTTGTGCCAAATTtaataaaggcctacgccgttcgttaaaagtttgaaatctgtaattgaatttgaaaatttcaaattgtgtaaatacgagTGATTATAAATTTCAATTATACCGTTGTAtagacaaatatacaaatactataaatacctagtttcagcaaatttgtatgcataataactgaactggcattgtgtataactgcatttctattttcttggaccaccagtaattaaaaatggcgtacccctttaaatcaCAAAAAATTCTTAAAAACTTAAAATTGCACAATTTTAATTTCGTGAAATTACATTTGCATTCAATTTTTGCAAATGATATCGATTTCCCAGAAAAATTAAAATCGACAAAAAGAATTTGGATTTTaaaaaatggaagaaatttCGCAGTACTCCAAATTttaaattgtgaaaatttttattttattttattttatttattttattttaggaaaatttcaagaaatacgcaaatgataaaaaacaaataGATGCTACATTTTCGGATTTGCGgtatcattttcttttcagctgCACAACTCATGGATGCCATGGACCCGACGGCCGACCCGTGTGACAATTTCTTTCAGTATGCGTGCGGAGGATGGAATAGAAAAAAtgtcgtccccgaggataagtCCAGTTTTAACACGTTTGAAAAGTTACACGATGATCTTCAGGTTACATTGAAAGGTAAGAATAGTACAGGCTTTTTCAGAAGTGAATGTCCACGTCCTTTTTGGCTGCTGTGGAAACTACTGGAcggatttcttcaaagtttggtttttcttgaaactCATTTTGGTACTCGGATATatgcaaaaaaaattattgcttaacaatggttactgaaatataaaagtCCTCTCAGGTCTAAAAATTAGACttcagaatgaaatggccagggccattgtgctcacctcatgtggaggaaagatggataaagagcatggtattgtgtcatgtagtgttaggtttgatgtaggtccaagcaattacaatttccccaaaatggccaatttacagtacattcgacctctgtgaccttgaaaagtaggtcaaatcaaagaagacccgggtgacacattgaaaagttgttagaattagatgtacctatgatataaaattggtgccaatcgggcaagtcattactaggaataatggcattttgaagaatttaggatttggccccctccctggaggccaaacggcaaatcagatcgcaccaaacttcggtacctgagatcacctgaccaaggggtacatgtgtacttaatttgtgatcaatagtcattgcagttaagaaacgtgccatagttacggcctgacagcgaatttatgccatttgacctctgtgaccttgacaagaaggtcaaattaaaaacctgtgtgacatatactgtatagtggttagatgtacccatgatatcaaattggtggcaatcgggcaagaagttaaggaataatcacatttttaaggtttttggattttgccccctggtggtcaagtggtgaatcatattggaccaaacttcggtccctgagatcacctgactaaggggtaaatgtgtaccaaatttggtatcaatagtcattgcagtttagaaacgtgccatcgttacatcctaacggccaatttacaccatttgacctctgtgaccttgaaaaggaggtcaaatcaaaaacccggaggatatatgatgcacctttgctagaagtacctaccatatttttttcaaaatttcccgactactattaagggagatattgcatattttcacttttaacgtttggccccctggtggccaaaccatgaaacgaatcggaccgaaacttggtctccaaggtgtcattacataagggtacatgtgtaccaagtttcaactcaatagctctaacagttacgaaacgtgccctgctaacggacgacggacgacgacgacgacgacgacgacgacgacgacgacgacgacgacgacggacgacggacgccacggtatgggataagctcacctctgctaagaggtgagctaaaaaaacaaacattgatTGAAGAAATCAGTCtagtagttttcgcacagcgtCCAAAAAGgacgtggacatttacttctgaaaaagaCTAGAGCAGAATTGACCTTGATTTAGTCAAAACTGTTTTTGATGGTAGATTAGGATTTCTCTTGATATCATTTGATATTCGAACCTTACTTTTAAAATTGTGATTAATTTTACTGAACTCGATCTTGATCAAATTTAATCAGAAATAAATCATCGCAAAATAAATTTCCTCCTGATCGATTATCGCTGGCAATGCAAATTTTACACGCACAGATTACAGCAGTAAGAAATTTGTCAAACTCGTTCCTTGGTTCCTTTCTATGGACTCTAATGCATTACGTGTATTGTACTGTATTACCCTGGGAATGAGGTTGCCTTGGCGCTAATTTGATAAACGTATCAGACTAATCAAATTCACCTTCGGAGATTTCATTTCATCGATTGCGTTTCCTGGGGCAGATTAGGTGAAGTCACTTTCAGTTAATAGTGTCATGCTGCAATTTTAACTCCCGACCCCTGAAGTCAGGTGTAAATGTTCTAATTTTCTCGGAGAAAGATGTGGGGATTTTTGACTCGGGTGTTAAATTTCAAGATGATGAAAAAAGCGTGCATTCTGCAGAAACGTTTCTTTCAGCAGTGCGGTTTGCGACCGGTTTTAGCTTTGACAAGATATCAGTCTGAGGATGTCCCCTGGATATTGTGTGGATGCACGGCTGTGAATTTCCCGATTATTCTATCCTATTCCAGAATCCCAATATTCATTTTAGAGTAATTCTGTCAACCGAAAAAAACGCCTCTGAGAAGTCTTCAAAGATGTCCTTATGCAAGAGATAATCTCGTAGAAATAATAAAAATTGTGGTGATGAAAATGTACGTGGGTGCTATTGTACTTTGAATGTTCTCTGAACGGAGTAGCatttattttctctttttcatTCGCATACTTCAAATGAACGCATCTCCGTCTTTGATTGCAGAACACGTTTATTTAGAAGAAAACTGTTTTCTTTTAAGTGGATATACTGTCTTTTATGTCTACATCAAACATTTGGCAGTCGCCAGCCGAAGTTCTGTTGATAGTCAAGCTGTATTTGACAGTTGAAGGGGAAGCATTTATTTGAAATCGTGAATTTCTCAGGAAGCAGTTTGTTGCTGATAAAGATATCTTCTGCAGATTTGATTTGTGGGCAAATttgtttgttcaaaaatttgaaaattgaagttgaatttGTGTTAATACGTACTGAGTATGAatatcaacattgctgttgtgtcgACTGATGATTCTTGAAAGATTATGTTTGCACTCTACTCTTAAAACTAAAAAGCCACAGCCGCACTTGCTCCATAAAGAGTTAATGACGATCCATAGATTCTGCCATTTCACGCACGTCCTTAAATGCGATTAGCCCCCCCAAATCAACGACTCGCGAGTCTTACTGGAATGTAAGAAGCCACTTAAGTTGTTGTCATCTCGGCTTTTCAACAACTACTTTCATCTTCGTAAGGTTGCCGTCAGCATGCTAATTAACCCGACACCTAACAGACGATATTAGCTATGTTGACTTCAGAGCACAGCTCGGATCAGATTCTGATTCTGGCTGAATGTCTGTTTTTACAAGAAGTGGATGGCAAATTAGGAGCAGGATTTACGTGTTTTGATAATCTGTGTTCATTGGCTAGAAAAACTAGAATTTAtataaatcttgccaaaaaggTGTATTTATAAATACATGAAAGACAGATTCTAAAAGAGTGgaattttttctttgtttgcCTCGGGTCCATTCCGTCAAATCCAACACAGCAGTTGCAACTCGGTTGCATCATCAAGATCTCAATCAAAAATTAAGACTGCTGGTGCAAAAACAAAGCCAAATGTATCCACATTGTAATTGATGCAATTTAGAATGAGTGCGGACCCTAATCATAAATCAGCAGCACCATATAAAAAATCCGACAACTTGACAATTCTCCGCCATTTCCCTAAAAAAGGTCATTAGCTTCGGTTTGAGTTTAAGAGCAAAATAGAGTGGCAGTGAACTCTTCCGTCTGGCCAAAAAATCTCCATAACTATCATAGTGTATGTTACAAGATCATGGGTTGCAAGCAATTCCAATTAATTTGATGCACTTTTCGATTTCTTCCAGCTATTAGCCGATGGTGTTGGAAAAACTCTTGATTCGCGAACAGACTCTTCGAATCAGACAAGGCTCAGAACCCTGGGAACTAAGATGGCTTATCAACACTGATATTCAATTTATAACAGCATTGTTTACTATACAAGATTTTGGAAGTACATCGGACCAGATTTACTCAGATTTTTTATAAGTTTTAGAAATATATTCTACCAACCATTCTCTGTTGTTCCAGCTTTATTAGAAGAGCCGAAAATCAAATTTGATTCGGATGCAACATATAaagccaagatcttgtatgcttcatgtattaataacagtaagtaccctataaagccaagatcttgtatgcttcatgtattaataacagtaagtaccctataaagccaagatcttgtatgCATTGATAACAGTAAGTACCCTATCGAGCCAAGATCttgtatgcttcatgcattaataacagtaagtaccctatcaagccaagatcttgtatgcttcatgcattaaTGACAGTAAGTACtctatcaagccaagatcttgtatgcttcatgcattaaTGACAGTAAGTACTCTATCAACCCAAGATCTTGTATGCTTCAGCGCATTAATGAcagtaagtaggcctattctatcaagccaagatcttgtatgcttcatgcattaataacagtaagtaccctatcaagccaagatcttgtatgCATTGATAACAGTAAGTAccctatcaagccaagatctcgtatgcttcatgcattaataacagtaagtaccctatcaagccaagatcttgtatgcttcatgcattaaTGACAGTAAGTACtctatcaagccaagatcttgtatgcttcatgcattaaTAACAGAAAGTAccctatcaagccaagatcttgtatgcttcatgcattaataacagtaagtaccctatcaagccaagatcttgtatgcttcatgcattaataacagtaagtaccctatcaagccaagatcttgtatgcttcatgcattaataacagtaagtaccctatcaagccaagatcttgtatgcttcatgcattaataacagtaagtaccctatcaagccaagatcttgtatgcttcatgcattaataacagtaagtaccctatcaagccaagatcttgtatgcttcatgcattaataacagtaagtaccctatcaagccaagatcttgtatgcttcatgcattaataacagtaagtaccctatcaagccaagatcttgtatgcttcatgcattaataacagtaagtaccctatcaagccaagatcttgtatgcttcatgcattaataacagtaagtaccctatcaagccaagatcttgtatgcttcatgcattaataacagtaagtaccctatcaagccaagatcgtgtatgcttcatgcattgataacagtaagtaccctatcaagccaagatcgtgtatgcttcatgcattaaTGACAGTAAGTACtctatcaagccaagatctGGTATGCTTATGCATTAATGACAGTAAGTACtctatcaagccaagatcttgtatgcttcatgcattaCTGATAGTAAGTACTatatcaagccaagatcttgtatgcttcatgcattaCTGATAGTAAGTACTatatcaagccaagatcttgtatgcttcatgcattaaTAACAGCAAGTAccctatcaagccaagatcttgtatgcttcatgcattgataacagtaagtaccctatcaagccaagatcttgtatgcttcatgcattaataacagtaagtaccctatcaagccaagatcttgtatgcttcatgcattaataacagtaagtaccctatcaagccaagatcttgtatgcttcatgcattaataacagtaagtaccctatcaagccaagatcttgtatgcttcatgcattaataacagtaagtaccctatcaagccaagatcttgtatgcttcatgcattaataacagtaagtaccctatcaagccaagatcttgtatgcttcatgcattaataacagtaagtaccctatcaagccaagatcttgtatgcttcatgcattaataacagtaagtaccctatcaagccaagatcttgtatgcttcatgcattgataacagtaagtaccctatcaagccaagatcttgtgTGCTTCATGCATTGATAACAGTAAGTAccctatcaagccaagatcttgtatgcttcatgcattgataacagtaagtaccctatcaagccaagatcttgtatgcttcatgcattgataacagtaagtaccctatcaagccaagatcttgtatgcttcatgcattGATAACAGTAAGTACTatatcaagccaagatcttgtatgcttcatgcattgataacagtaagtaccctatcaagccaagatcttgtatgCCTTATGCATTAAGGTGCAGAGATACTGGGTGAATTCTTTATAGTCCGAAACCtaaacaggaaatgaaatgaaaaatgcttTTTGCTATAACTTATATCATGTATCAATTAGGGGTCAGTCAACACacggtatacatgtagtacagtgTCACCATTCAgcatgacctctctaatcagtacacctctctaaaaaggacatacctgtcagtcccgagggtgtccttaatagagagattctacttcaTCATATTTCCTCTTTCAGCACAGATTGAAGAGATCGGTGATCAGCCATTAAAGGATGTCCTGCTAAGCGTTGGAGGGTGGCCCGTAGTGCAGGGTGATTGGGACGAATCCAAGTTTCACCTTGAGGCGATGCTGACGAAACTGAGGAAGGAATATAACGCGCCGATATTTATCGAGTCGTTTGTCGCGGCCGATGACAAGAATTCCACTGTTCGCATTCTCCAAGTAAGAAGTACCGAGGAACGTCCATTAGGGCCTTGCATTAGGGGGTTTCTGCTAAAGCAGAATGGCAGGGGGGCCCTGTTGccctttttttcaaaagaaaatgctTTGCCATTTTAAAAGAAATAAGTAAAAAGTTTGTTTCTTCAGTTTTTATGATTAGTAGAAGTGGTCTGACACCTGATAAAAGGCGTGTTTTATAATACACAATTGCTTCCTTAAAATCTCTTTTGTACCATAAAACTATACAAATTGTTGacttcaaataaaagtagaaaTTGCCACGATGAAAAATGCCCTTTTTTGGCTGAAAATTACTCCTGCCttttttgagtccaaagttgTCCTGCCTTTTGAAATCCTAGCTGAAACACTAATTCCTTCTTGTTTCCCTATGTTCTAGATAGACCAAGCTGGGCTCGGTTTTCCAAGCCGTGATTACTTCTTGGAGACGAAGCGGTCTGATCATGTCGAGGCTTATGTAAAATATATGACGAGTGTCGCGGTGCTGCTGGGAGCGGACAAAGCCAGGGCCGACAGGGAATTTGCCGAGATGTTGAAATTCGAGACGGAACTTGCCAACGTAGGTATCATATGAAAAAGTGATCAAATTTGATTCCATGTTTACTTGGATATTGGTGGATTAAGGCCCTTGTCATCAGAACATTGAAAGCGGGGGCATAGCTAGCAGGGGCATGGGAGTATAAGTCTCCCTAGAAGTCATATCACTAAAAATGGGGTTTTGTGTGTGATTTTGGCCTGAAAAATGTCATTTGGCCCACCAAGAGCGAGCCTTGCTCCCTCCTCCAGTCCAGGCCAAAAAGCTTGCTATGTTCCTGTAAAGGGCGTATAtcaccatgaggttcaggattgGAACAGATAAGCATGGTAGGGTATGATCAAATCTTCTTCAAATATCTTTAAGATAGCCCCACACCTGAAAATATTGGTAGCCGATATATTGTCTGCGTTTGACCTCAAACTCCAGATCACCATGACACAGACTGAAAAACAAGATACTGGGGCCCTCTATATGAAGATGACATTAAGAGAACTGCAGCAGAAGGTCCCGGAGATCCAATGGCTCTACTACTTCAATGGCTTAGTCGAGGAAGAACTCGATGAAAATGAGAAAGTCGTCCTCTTTGCGCTGAAGTATTTCAAGAAGTTGGGAAAACTCCTGAAGTCCACACCAAAAAGGTAAATGGCCAGTCTGCTGTACAGATATGCCAATATTGATTCAAAAAATGTCAGAACTTTATATACTGGCAAAGTATATGACTCTGTTTTGACATGACAATTGCAGCAGCCATGTTGAAGAGTGTAAGTCACTCTCCCTGACCCTACAGTgtcaatcacaattgacatccttgaaTTCACGTACGTTATGCgcaatgtacatacatgcaaCCTATGTGCAGGTTGCACCAATGCTTCAACCACAATCTACGTAACCTCGCGCACCTTCACAGCAAAACCACTGCGTCAGCTGCACACAGCTCACGCAACACCAGAAAAGCCAATGTCGAATTATACTATCATTTCTTCAGGACTTTAGCCAACTACCTGCTCTGGCGAGTGACCATGGGTTTTGCCCCTGAGCTCACGGAACCATACCAGCTCGTTAAGAACCAGTACATAAAAGTCCTACAGGTTAGTTTAAAGGCCTCGCTCTTCCATTTGTAACAGCAGTGTGAAAGCAATATATAGTTTGAAATTTGTCTTTGACAATCTTGCTTCTTGTGAGCAGCAGCAAAGCCAAACATGTCAGTTTTATGTTGTGTAGAACGCTGGCTTAAATCCAGCATGCTTTAGGCAGATGACAGATCATTTTGAAATAGTgtaaaatattgaattataagCTGTTATTGTACTAGgatattataaactctaaaaCAATATTGGGTAATTTGTAACGTAATGTAGGAGAAAACCAGAGTGGTAGGAGGAAATTTTGCTGTCAGAGAGCCTCATGATTCTCTCCATCACGTGGAGATGTGCACTGAGCAGGAGTCGAACCAATGACCTCAGAGGCGACAGGCACAGATGttaattttgaacattttcccACCACTGCCGTTATGATTTTCTGTGTTGATTGGTGCGTTCAGTGAGCGATTGAAACCACTCTGATGATTCTGATTTGGTGCCTAATTATATTGGCAGCATCTCACAGAGAAACGGTAGTCATATTTCCAGTGATTGTGGGGGTAGGGACGAAACCACCTATCACAAGTGTTGGGAACTTGGCCGATTGCAGATGGCCGCTCATGTAGCATTGATGAGACTCCTTGTTGCACACTGTTTGTCTacgttttatacagggtgtatctaGGGACAAAGTTCGCTGGCAGAAATGCGTTGAATTCGTCAACGAGAGAATGGGGATGGCCGTCGGTGCGATGTTCCTCCGAGATAACTTCAAGAAGGAGAGCAAGGTCGTTGCCTTGGAGATGATCAGCGACATTAGGGACGCTTTCAATGAAATCCTCTTTGAAGCCGATTGGATGGATGATGAAACCAAGATGGTTGCTAAGGAAAAGGTAAGCATGGCAACTGTTGCTAGGCAACAGCAATAAGACATGTAGATTGGAATGGGTATAAAACAATCATATTGACAGATTTGATCAATGTTGACCCTAGGTTGCTAAGGAAGATGTAGTCATAGCAACAGTTGCTAGGTTACAATTGaatgattttttcttttttgttcgCTCCAGGCTGATGCTATGAATGAGAGAATCGGTTACCCGGACTTTATCACAGATCCCGTCGAGCTTGACAAGACATATGAAAAGGTATAACATTATCTTTCCTTTGTTTAGGGGCAAAATATTGTTTGTACCCCATGTTCTCCTTTTATCCTTAAAGGGGTGAGAGCACACAGGGCATAGTGAAAAGTAGATCTTGAAAAAGATTGAAATGCTGACAAGAGCAGATAGACAGTGTCACCATCTCTCATACGAACCATGCACCAATGTCATATGAtatatgtagtggtggcatcattcctactagcccaggctagagggaaattccctttagctcagtcggtagagtgatggccttatatgcgataggtcccgggttcaatccccggttggaccttgatgtttttcctctgttacatttggcgcccaacaTGGTAAAAGGGcacta
The sequence above is a segment of the Lineus longissimus chromosome 12, tnLinLong1.2, whole genome shotgun sequence genome. Coding sequences within it:
- the LOC135497148 gene encoding neprilysin-1-like isoform X1, producing the protein MRKGMQDCNGGTELHPLDTKTDNSEVKMIQNNNRLLHGGPAENGGPKVRVQKHKTFTRRRTKMELYLIALCVLLFLACVSFIIIAFTRDQQNRSQGASSDICLTEHCVRTAAQLMDAMDPTADPCDNFFQYACGGWNRKNVVPEDKSSFNTFEKLHDDLQVTLKALLEEPKIKFDSDATYKAKILYASCINNTQIEEIGDQPLKDVLLSVGGWPVVQGDWDESKFHLEAMLTKLRKEYNAPIFIESFVAADDKNSTVRILQIDQAGLGFPSRDYFLETKRSDHVEAYVKYMTSVAVLLGADKARADREFAEMLKFETELANITMTQTEKQDTGALYMKMTLRELQQKVPEIQWLYYFNGLVEEELDENEKVVLFALKYFKKLGKLLKSTPKRTLANYLLWRVTMGFAPELTEPYQLVKNQYIKVLQGVSRDKVRWQKCVEFVNERMGMAVGAMFLRDNFKKESKVVALEMISDIRDAFNEILFEADWMDDETKMVAKEKADAMNERIGYPDFITDPVELDKTYEKLSVEVDHYFKNILAVEKYDAERNTAKLRKPVEKGKWEQDPAVVNAFYNPNANDIMFPAGILQPLFYSQYFPKSLNYGGIGVVIGHEITHGFDDKGRQYDKNGNLRQWWNNETIEAFRKRAECIVDQYSQFTIEPFGLKMNGRITQGENIADNGGLKEAFRAYKKWVSLHGMEPLLPGIKLSHNQLFFLNYAQIWCGNMRGQEALHKIRTSVHSPGQLRAIGPLSNSDEFADAYSCPKGSKMNPVRKCSVW
- the LOC135497148 gene encoding neprilysin-1-like isoform X2, whose translation is MLTKLRKEYNAPIFIESFVAADDKNSTVRILQIDQAGLGFPSRDYFLETKRSDHVEAYVKYMTSVAVLLGADKARADREFAEMLKFETELANITMTQTEKQDTGALYMKMTLRELQQKVPEIQWLYYFNGLVEEELDENEKVVLFALKYFKKLGKLLKSTPKRTLANYLLWRVTMGFAPELTEPYQLVKNQYIKVLQGVSRDKVRWQKCVEFVNERMGMAVGAMFLRDNFKKESKVVALEMISDIRDAFNEILFEADWMDDETKMVAKEKADAMNERIGYPDFITDPVELDKTYEKLSVEVDHYFKNILAVEKYDAERNTAKLRKPVEKGKWEQDPAVVNAFYNPNANDIMFPAGILQPLFYSQYFPKSLNYGGIGVVIGHEITHGFDDKGRQYDKNGNLRQWWNNETIEAFRKRAECIVDQYSQFTIEPFGLKMNGRITQGENIADNGGLKEAFRAYKKWVSLHGMEPLLPGIKLSHNQLFFLNYAQIWCGNMRGQEALHKIRTSVHSPGQLRAIGPLSNSDEFADAYSCPKGSKMNPVRKCSVW